The following proteins come from a genomic window of Actinomarinicola tropica:
- a CDS encoding rhodanese-like domain-containing protein, which translates to MSDDLDPAGRPAEHSGRTLVVAGAVAAALFLAYLVLGMPGMDHGPSGNQGSMDSMDHAAMADGGLSVDEFQSRMAQGAFVVNVHRPYDGEIDGTDASIPYDEIAGDPSLPSDKGTPILLYCQTGRMSATASDSLVSAGYTDVAHLRGGMDAWEAAGMPVLRQQSDPDGRADRSAT; encoded by the coding sequence ATGTCCGATGATCTCGACCCCGCCGGCCGCCCGGCCGAACACAGCGGACGTACGCTCGTTGTCGCCGGCGCCGTCGCCGCCGCACTGTTCCTTGCGTATCTCGTCCTGGGCATGCCGGGCATGGATCACGGTCCGTCCGGCAACCAGGGTTCGATGGATTCGATGGACCACGCTGCCATGGCTGACGGTGGACTCTCGGTCGACGAGTTCCAGTCCCGAATGGCCCAAGGAGCGTTCGTGGTGAACGTGCACCGGCCCTACGACGGCGAGATCGACGGCACCGATGCGTCCATCCCCTACGACGAGATCGCCGGCGACCCGAGCCTGCCGTCTGACAAGGGCACCCCGATCCTCCTGTACTGCCAGACGGGCCGGATGTCGGCGACCGCCTCCGATTCACTCGTCAGCGCCGGCTACACCGACGTGGCACACCTGCGAGGTGGGATGGATGCGTGGGAGGCGGCAGGCATGCCCGTCCTCCGCCAGCAGTCTGACCCAGACGGTCGCGCCGATCGGTCGGCGACTTGA
- a CDS encoding DUF305 domain-containing protein — MTTPRHRRPLLILVAAAFFLAACGADSSDDPAMAPPAAEQDGADGSGAAEPNQADVEFTKAMIVHHEQAIEMAALAEDRAEAEEVRSLATRIGEAQQPEIDRMQEWLEAWGEDAAGASGDMDHGDMDMGGGDSMGMMSEEDMGQLEAASGPEFDRMFLEMMIQHHRGAISMAREVQIDGSHPDVLALAEDVVADQEAEVEEMEQLLADFGAAAE; from the coding sequence ATGACCACCCCCCGCCATCGCCGCCCCCTCCTCATCCTGGTCGCCGCCGCCTTCTTCCTCGCGGCGTGCGGCGCGGACAGCAGCGACGACCCTGCCATGGCGCCTCCGGCTGCAGAGCAGGACGGGGCCGACGGCTCCGGCGCAGCCGAGCCGAACCAGGCCGACGTCGAGTTCACGAAGGCGATGATCGTCCATCACGAGCAGGCCATCGAGATGGCTGCGCTCGCGGAGGACCGGGCCGAGGCCGAGGAGGTGCGGTCGCTGGCCACGCGCATCGGCGAGGCCCAGCAACCCGAGATCGATCGGATGCAGGAGTGGCTGGAAGCCTGGGGTGAGGATGCCGCTGGCGCGAGCGGCGACATGGACCATGGCGACATGGACATGGGCGGCGGCGACAGCATGGGGATGATGTCCGAGGAGGACATGGGGCAGCTGGAAGCTGCGAGCGGCCCCGAGTTCGACCGCATGTTCCTGGAGATGATGATCCAGCACCACCGAGGAGCCATTTCGATGGCGCGCGAGGTCCAGATCGACGGCTCCCATCCCGACGTGCTCGCTCTCGCGGAGGATGTCGTCGCCGATCAGGAGGCCGAGGTCGAGGAGATGGAGCAGCTCCTCGCAGACTTTGGTGCGGCAGCCGAGTAG
- a CDS encoding IS256 family transposase, translated as MTHDDDARVADLLARLGDGDSKELFRRLLEAGMQELIDAELTAAIGAAPHERTDSRTNQRNGSRSRLLSTPAGDVELRIPKVRVGSFFPSLLEPRRRVDKALWGVIMTAYTTGTSTRKVDDLVQALGCESGVSKSTVSRICAGIDEEVAVFRARTLDHVEFPYLYLDATYIKARINHRIVSRAVVVATGVTANGDREVLGVDVGDSEDEVFWTAFLRGLKDRRLAGVRLVISDAHAGLKASIPRVLAGASWQRCKVHLMRNILGTVPSASKDMVAATVRTIFAQPSAEACRSQLHEVVGILEGQFPKAAAILADAEVDVLAHTGFPRAHWRKIASTNPLERINKEIKRRSNVVGIFPDDASAIRLVGAVLLDQHDDWAISERRYLSEESMAQIDTPTEEMTTTTTAALPAA; from the coding sequence ATGACCCATGACGATGATGCCCGCGTTGCTGACCTGTTGGCGCGCTTGGGCGACGGTGACAGCAAGGAGCTGTTCCGTCGGCTTCTCGAGGCGGGGATGCAGGAGCTGATCGACGCCGAGCTCACTGCGGCGATCGGGGCGGCGCCGCACGAGCGAACCGACTCCCGTACCAACCAGCGCAACGGCTCTCGGTCCCGGCTGTTGTCCACTCCTGCGGGCGATGTGGAGCTGCGGATCCCCAAGGTGCGGGTCGGGTCGTTCTTCCCGTCGCTGTTGGAGCCCCGCCGGCGGGTCGACAAGGCCCTGTGGGGCGTGATCATGACCGCGTACACGACCGGGACCTCGACCCGGAAGGTCGATGATCTGGTCCAGGCGCTGGGGTGTGAGTCGGGTGTGTCGAAGTCGACGGTGTCGCGGATCTGCGCGGGCATCGACGAAGAGGTCGCCGTGTTCCGGGCCCGGACGCTCGATCACGTCGAGTTCCCCTACTTGTATCTGGACGCCACCTACATCAAGGCCCGCATCAACCACCGGATCGTCTCGAGGGCTGTCGTGGTGGCCACCGGTGTCACCGCGAACGGCGACCGCGAGGTGCTCGGCGTGGATGTCGGCGACAGCGAGGACGAGGTGTTCTGGACCGCGTTCCTCCGGGGTCTCAAGGACCGGCGCCTCGCCGGTGTGCGCCTGGTGATCTCCGACGCGCACGCCGGGCTGAAGGCCTCGATCCCACGCGTGCTCGCCGGCGCCTCGTGGCAGCGCTGCAAGGTGCACCTGATGCGCAACATCTTGGGCACCGTGCCCTCCGCGTCGAAGGACATGGTCGCCGCAACCGTCCGCACGATCTTCGCCCAGCCCTCCGCCGAGGCGTGCCGGTCCCAGCTCCATGAGGTCGTCGGGATCCTCGAAGGCCAGTTCCCCAAGGCCGCCGCGATCTTGGCCGACGCCGAGGTCGACGTGTTGGCCCACACCGGCTTCCCCCGAGCGCACTGGCGCAAGATCGCATCCACGAACCCGCTCGAGCGGATCAACAAGGAGATCAAGCGCCGCAGCAACGTGGTCGGGATCTTCCCCGACGACGCCTCGGCCATCCGCCTCGTCGGCGCCGTCCTGCTCGACCAACACGACGACTGGGCCATCTCCGAACGCCGCTACCTCAGCGAAGAATCCATGGCCCAGATCGACACCCCCACCGAGGAGATGACCACCACCACGACCGCCGCGCTGCCAGCCGCGTAA
- a CDS encoding cytochrome c biogenesis CcdA family protein has translation MAPVVALAFTAGMVATFNPCGFSLLPAYLGAFVAGDAQDRRPDQRVARAVGVAAAVSVGFVGVFTTVGLVIDQLAGPTRQRLPWVSIAAGAALAVAGLLMVLGWKPAIAVRNLDLASGRRGAAAMVGYGATFAIASLSCTIGPFLAVTGVALTQSTAQGVVTYAAYAAGMGTIILAISVLAAVAHSSVVRAMGGLTRLMPRVGGGLMIVAGAYAAWYGRWELGVYGGDLRGDPIIDTVEDLRLRIVENVQRLGAGRIALAVLAVTGVALVAVRLRSSAHDRGALPALSIQDAGDGDQRAGS, from the coding sequence GTGGCCCCCGTCGTGGCGCTGGCGTTCACGGCCGGGATGGTCGCCACCTTCAACCCGTGCGGGTTCTCGCTGCTTCCCGCCTACCTCGGCGCCTTCGTGGCCGGGGACGCGCAGGACCGGCGCCCCGACCAGCGGGTGGCGAGGGCCGTCGGCGTGGCCGCAGCGGTGTCGGTCGGCTTCGTCGGCGTCTTCACCACCGTCGGCCTGGTCATCGACCAGCTCGCAGGCCCCACCCGCCAGCGGCTCCCCTGGGTGAGCATCGCTGCCGGTGCAGCGCTCGCCGTCGCCGGCCTGCTCATGGTCCTCGGCTGGAAGCCCGCGATCGCAGTCCGGAACCTGGACCTGGCCTCGGGGCGACGGGGAGCCGCAGCCATGGTCGGCTACGGCGCCACGTTCGCCATCGCATCGCTGTCGTGCACGATCGGCCCGTTCCTCGCCGTCACCGGCGTTGCGCTGACCCAGTCGACGGCGCAGGGTGTGGTCACCTACGCCGCCTACGCCGCGGGGATGGGCACGATCATCCTCGCTATCAGCGTCCTCGCCGCCGTCGCGCACAGCTCGGTGGTGCGGGCGATGGGCGGCCTGACTCGCCTCATGCCCCGTGTAGGCGGTGGCCTGATGATCGTCGCTGGAGCGTACGCCGCCTGGTACGGCAGGTGGGAGCTCGGCGTCTACGGCGGGGACCTCCGCGGCGACCCGATCATCGACACCGTCGAGGATCTCCGTCTGCGCATCGTCGAGAACGTGCAGCGCCTCGGCGCCGGCCGCATCGCGCTCGCAGTGCTCGCCGTCACCGGCGTCGCCCTCGTGGCTGTCCGGTTGCGCTCCTCGGCGCATGACCGAGGAGCGCTTCCTGCACTGTCGATCCAGGATGCCGGAGATGGGGACCAGCGGGCCGGCTCGTGA
- a CDS encoding TlpA family protein disulfide reductase, with amino-acid sequence MTTRRIAVAVVVTLAAAWAGWTALRQPALPDFVASGEPVALPDPGELPAVSLDLFEGMLVGERGRPVVVNIWASWCAPCRTEMPLLDDAARSYGSDVAILGVASKDDPGEARRFLDDLGITYPNVFDESGQVRVALGLTAYPTTYVFGTDGRLRARVDGGISEQRLAGLVEDALR; translated from the coding sequence ATGACGACGCGACGGATCGCGGTGGCCGTCGTGGTGACGCTGGCCGCTGCGTGGGCGGGGTGGACGGCCCTGCGACAGCCGGCCCTTCCCGACTTCGTCGCTTCGGGTGAGCCCGTGGCACTGCCCGATCCAGGGGAGCTGCCTGCGGTGTCGCTCGATCTGTTCGAAGGGATGCTCGTCGGAGAACGGGGTCGGCCGGTGGTGGTGAACATCTGGGCGTCGTGGTGTGCTCCGTGTCGCACCGAGATGCCCCTGCTCGACGACGCCGCTCGGTCGTACGGCTCCGACGTGGCGATCCTCGGCGTTGCGTCAAAGGACGATCCCGGCGAAGCCCGACGCTTCCTCGACGATCTGGGCATCACGTACCCCAACGTCTTCGACGAGTCCGGTCAGGTCCGCGTCGCCCTCGGGCTCACGGCGTACCCGACGACCTACGTGTTCGGAACCGATGGGCGACTTCGCGCCCGCGTGGACGGCGGCATCTCGGAGCAGCGACTCGCTGGGCTGGTCGAGGATGCGCTCCGGTGA
- a CDS encoding lysylphosphatidylglycerol synthase domain-containing protein: MDVVTGEVDTIPRRAPLSTRALRAAVAVAVAVAVFGFALPRFASAADVWHALGHVGWRGAALLAVAAGWNLVTYWLVWMAAVPGLGLRRAALVSQAPTAVANTVPAGSYVAVALTYSMLRSWGQRRSAATLAMVVTGIWNNFAKLALPTVALAALTIGDDVDFPRVVGAAVGLGGLVAAVGVFAAAMRTDAAASRVALIAATAATPALRLVRRPAPSGWDVALRRFRTHAGALLAARWHLLTAATAVGQLSLFLVLLTSLRTAGVSAEEIGSAEALAVFAFARLATAVPFSPGGLGVVELALTTGLVAAGGGRAAVVAAVLVYRALTYLLQIPLGGLAYVLWRRTMRRAGARPTDWEGAAVSAARGIGNSTGAAPSATGSS, encoded by the coding sequence ATGGACGTCGTCACCGGCGAGGTCGACACGATCCCGCGCCGGGCGCCGCTGTCCACGCGGGCGCTCCGCGCCGCGGTCGCCGTCGCGGTCGCCGTGGCTGTCTTCGGGTTCGCTCTGCCCCGGTTCGCGTCGGCGGCGGACGTGTGGCACGCCCTTGGCCACGTGGGCTGGCGGGGCGCGGCGCTGCTGGCGGTCGCGGCAGGCTGGAACCTGGTCACCTACTGGCTGGTGTGGATGGCGGCGGTGCCCGGCCTCGGTCTGCGGCGGGCTGCGTTGGTGTCGCAGGCGCCGACCGCTGTCGCCAACACCGTCCCAGCCGGCAGCTACGTGGCGGTGGCGCTCACCTACTCGATGCTGCGCTCCTGGGGACAGCGCCGGTCCGCAGCGACGTTGGCGATGGTCGTGACCGGCATCTGGAACAACTTCGCCAAGCTCGCCCTGCCGACTGTCGCGCTCGCCGCGCTGACGATCGGCGACGACGTCGACTTCCCACGGGTGGTCGGTGCGGCCGTCGGTCTCGGCGGGCTGGTCGCCGCGGTCGGGGTCTTCGCCGCTGCGATGCGCACCGATGCAGCGGCCTCACGAGTGGCGCTGATCGCCGCCACGGCCGCCACGCCCGCCCTGCGCCTCGTCCGCCGGCCCGCGCCGAGCGGATGGGACGTTGCCTTGCGCCGCTTCCGCACTCACGCCGGCGCGCTGCTGGCTGCCCGGTGGCACCTGCTCACGGCCGCGACAGCGGTCGGCCAACTGTCGCTGTTCCTCGTGCTCCTCACCTCGCTGCGCACGGCCGGCGTCTCGGCGGAGGAGATCGGTTCGGCCGAAGCGCTCGCCGTGTTCGCGTTCGCCCGGCTCGCCACGGCCGTGCCGTTCAGCCCCGGTGGCCTCGGTGTCGTCGAACTCGCTCTCACCACCGGACTTGTGGCGGCGGGCGGCGGCCGAGCCGCCGTCGTCGCCGCGGTCCTCGTGTACCGCGCACTCACCTACCTGCTCCAGATCCCCCTCGGCGGGCTGGCCTACGTCCTGTGGCGCCGCACCATGCGGCGGGCCGGGGCTCGTCCCACGGACTGGGAAGGGGCCGCCGTCTCCGCGGCGCGCGGGATCGGCAACTCCACGGGTGCGGCGCCGAGCGCCACCGGCTCGTCCTAG
- a CDS encoding lysylphosphatidylglycerol synthase domain-containing protein, whose translation METKRRTRRPRPARYRHPGDIFRVVTGLAVLAGLSVLAAGGVLTRPERTMFRLLNDLPGWLDGPMRVVTQAGWVGAVPIAGAVAVLARRRRLAIDLGLAGGAAWVLAKMVKDVAHRGRPGVLLEEVILRGVPATGHGFVSGHAAVAAALATVASSEVSRRTRRALWALVWAVAGARVYSGAHLPLDVLGGAALGWALGAGVHLVRGTPGHAPPVATVLAGLTRSGLDVQALRPLHADARGSVPFVGDAAGGGVFVKAVGRDQRDADLLFRIGRWLAFREVGDEAPLATAKQQIEHEAYLLLAAARAGARVPDLLTTAEADDGIWLLAERRVAGTDASQAPTLGNDVLTDIWRQLVALRTARIAHRDLRLANVLIGTGGEAWLVDFGFAQAGASDDQLARDVAELLASTATAVGAGLAVAAASAAVGPDALREAAPLLQPLALSTATRRQLAAQPGALERLRDAMATAGAPVDPRRLLRVRLRPSMLVAVAAGGYATHHLLIGAAGASSVASLLADGRWRWVAAATAGGLLPFLFAAIALAAAAGRRLALGRTVASQLASTLASRGSASSHAGAEVSAAYLCAAGMPAREAEDAVDLTRAAGFAVHTIALVAAGGLALAEGIRVAEPPRPAALVVAALVVALAAGALGWLPASRRALARAAVRRLRLLRRLRTDGQSARLLLAQVALTASLALSLLAALRAVSVSVPIAAAVTLYLASSALAASGPLPGGLGVVEPALAAGLMVLGVPAAPAVAAVIVFRAVTYWVPLVPAALAYRRLRRQGCC comes from the coding sequence ATGGAAACGAAGCGCCGGACCCGCCGCCCACGGCCGGCCCGGTACCGCCACCCCGGCGACATCTTCCGGGTGGTCACGGGTCTCGCGGTGTTGGCAGGGCTGTCGGTTCTCGCCGCCGGCGGCGTCCTGACCCGGCCCGAGCGGACGATGTTCCGGCTCCTGAACGACCTCCCGGGATGGCTCGACGGGCCGATGCGCGTCGTGACGCAGGCCGGCTGGGTCGGGGCCGTGCCGATCGCCGGGGCGGTCGCGGTGCTGGCGAGGCGCCGGCGGCTGGCGATCGACCTGGGCCTCGCGGGCGGAGCAGCGTGGGTGCTCGCCAAGATGGTCAAGGATGTCGCACACCGCGGCCGGCCGGGCGTGCTGCTCGAGGAGGTGATCCTCCGGGGCGTCCCCGCCACCGGGCACGGCTTCGTCTCCGGACATGCCGCGGTGGCCGCCGCGCTCGCCACGGTCGCGTCAAGCGAGGTGAGCCGCCGGACCCGCCGAGCGCTGTGGGCGCTGGTGTGGGCCGTCGCCGGGGCGCGCGTCTACTCGGGCGCTCACCTCCCGCTCGACGTGCTCGGTGGCGCCGCCCTCGGCTGGGCGCTCGGTGCCGGCGTGCACCTCGTGCGCGGGACGCCCGGCCACGCCCCGCCGGTCGCCACCGTCCTCGCCGGGCTCACCCGGTCCGGCCTCGACGTCCAGGCCCTGCGCCCCCTGCACGCCGACGCGCGGGGGTCGGTGCCGTTCGTCGGCGACGCCGCTGGGGGCGGCGTGTTCGTCAAGGCCGTTGGGCGAGACCAGCGCGACGCCGACCTGCTCTTCCGCATCGGACGGTGGCTCGCCTTCCGAGAGGTCGGCGACGAGGCGCCGCTGGCGACCGCCAAGCAGCAGATCGAGCACGAGGCCTACCTGCTCCTCGCCGCCGCCCGCGCCGGCGCACGGGTCCCGGACCTCCTCACCACCGCCGAGGCCGACGACGGCATCTGGCTGCTCGCCGAGCGTCGCGTGGCGGGCACCGACGCGTCGCAGGCACCGACGCTCGGCAACGACGTGCTGACCGACATCTGGCGCCAACTGGTGGCGCTGCGAACGGCCCGCATCGCCCATCGCGATCTCCGCCTCGCCAACGTTCTGATCGGCACAGGCGGCGAGGCGTGGTTGGTCGACTTCGGGTTCGCCCAGGCCGGCGCCAGCGACGACCAGCTGGCCCGCGATGTCGCCGAGCTGCTCGCCTCCACCGCGACCGCTGTGGGTGCCGGCCTGGCCGTCGCCGCGGCTTCCGCCGCGGTCGGGCCCGACGCGCTGCGGGAGGCGGCGCCGCTGCTGCAGCCGCTCGCCCTGTCCACCGCCACCCGCCGCCAGCTCGCCGCCCAACCGGGCGCCCTCGAGAGACTGCGCGATGCGATGGCCACCGCCGGCGCACCGGTCGACCCGCGCCGCCTGCTCCGGGTCCGGCTCCGCCCTTCGATGCTCGTCGCCGTCGCCGCCGGCGGCTACGCCACCCATCACCTGCTGATCGGCGCCGCCGGCGCGTCCAGCGTGGCGTCGCTGCTGGCCGACGGCCGCTGGCGCTGGGTGGCCGCCGCCACCGCGGGGGGCCTCCTCCCATTCCTGTTCGCCGCGATCGCTCTGGCCGCCGCTGCGGGGCGGCGACTCGCGCTGGGCAGGACCGTCGCCAGCCAACTCGCCTCGACCCTGGCATCCCGCGGCTCGGCGAGCAGCCACGCCGGCGCCGAGGTGAGCGCGGCATACCTGTGCGCCGCCGGCATGCCTGCCCGCGAGGCCGAGGACGCGGTCGACCTAACCAGGGCCGCCGGTTTCGCCGTGCACACCATCGCCCTCGTCGCCGCCGGTGGACTGGCCCTCGCCGAAGGGATCCGCGTCGCCGAACCCCCGCGGCCCGCCGCGCTGGTTGTCGCCGCGCTCGTTGTCGCCCTCGCGGCCGGCGCGCTCGGATGGCTCCCGGCGAGCCGCCGGGCGCTGGCGCGTGCCGCCGTGCGACGGCTCCGGCTGCTCCGGCGCCTGCGCACGGACGGACAGAGCGCTCGCCTGCTTCTCGCGCAGGTCGCCCTGACGGCGTCGCTGGCCCTGTCGTTGCTGGCCGCCCTGCGGGCGGTGTCGGTGTCGGTCCCCATTGCTGCGGCCGTGACCCTCTACCTGGCGTCGTCGGCGCTCGCCGCGAGCGGGCCACTGCCCGGCGGCCTCGGCGTCGTCGAACCGGCGCTCGCCGCCGGGCTGATGGTGCTCGGCGTGCCCGCCGCGCCGGCGGTCGCCGCCGTGATCGTGTTCCGCGCCGTCACCTACTGGGTGCCGCTGGTGCCGGCAGCGTTGGCGTACCGGCGCCTCCGCCGGCAGGGTTGCTGCTGA